In uncultured Ilyobacter sp., a genomic segment contains:
- a CDS encoding DUF6198 family protein: protein MECFEKIKLLNKKSILKRILIYIIGVFIFALGVAFSIKSNLGVSPVSSVSFVLSLITKGSVGFISIVFFIGLIMFQWIILRKDFKIRNLSQLIFAIVFGTFVDMSIFMISTISKGSLVMQFFHLALGTFLISLGIYLMIKTNITISPGDGFVTALAIKSGFKFTKLKVSFDLFCTFVSVLLSFVFLKGVYGVGIGTVLCALGVGTTMDLIDKFIGERLIIYLEEN from the coding sequence ATGGAGTGTTTTGAAAAAATTAAACTTCTTAATAAAAAATCTATACTAAAAAGAATATTGATATATATAATTGGTGTTTTTATATTTGCTTTAGGAGTAGCCTTTTCTATAAAATCAAATTTAGGTGTGTCTCCAGTAAGTTCTGTTTCTTTTGTGCTGAGCTTAATAACAAAAGGATCCGTAGGTTTTATAAGTATTGTTTTTTTTATAGGGCTTATAATGTTTCAGTGGATCATACTTAGAAAAGATTTTAAAATAAGAAACTTATCCCAATTAATATTTGCTATAGTATTTGGAACTTTTGTAGATATGTCTATATTCATGATATCAACTATTTCTAAGGGAAGCTTGGTAATGCAGTTTTTTCATCTTGCCCTGGGAACCTTTTTAATATCTCTTGGTATATATCTGATGATCAAGACAAATATCACAATCAGTCCCGGTGACGGATTTGTAACTGCCCTTGCAATAAAAAGTGGGTTTAAATTTACTAAACTTAAGGTAAGCTTTGATCTGTTCTGTACATTTGTTTCGGTGCTATTATCCTTTGTATTTCTAAAGGGGGTATATGGTGTTGGGATAGGTACGGTTTTATGCGCTTTGGGAGTTGGGACTACCATGGATTTAATAGATAAATTTATTGGTGAGAGATTAATAATTTATCTGGAGGAAAATTAA